One segment of Accipiter gentilis chromosome 26, bAccGen1.1, whole genome shotgun sequence DNA contains the following:
- the PDLIM7 gene encoding PDZ and LIM domain protein 7 isoform X7, with translation MGVSVFEGTFQSVALCHGAGQGTCLVPDEHLPSVTRRQPPQPLEPPSTPVCDPGKLRLMEDAEDWQPHTGTSQSRSFRKLARLMGTDGMEDREDELVKKPRDASGSGWGTGEQRQPPQLLEPPSTPVCDPVKLQLIEDAEDWQPRTGTSQSRSFCKLARLMGTDSMEDREDELVKKPRQPPQPLEPPSTPDRDPGKLRLMEDAEDWQPHTGTSQSRSFRKLARLMGTDSMEDHDDVFVKKPSQVSVLDPSPGAAMKTEPGLGPRTPATTPGPASRPPWAVDPSFAERYAPDKTSTVVSKHSQPATPTPMQNRSSIVQAAQQVPEGPGRTPLCYKCNKVIRGRYLVALGHYYHPEEFTCCQCRKVLDEGGFFEEKGSIFCPKCYDTRYAPSCAKCKKKITGEVMHALKMTWHVQCFTCAACKTPIRNRAFYMEEGQPYCERDYEKMFGTKCRGCDFKIDAGDRFLEALGFSWHDTCFVCAICQTNLEGKTFYSKKDKPLCKSHAFSHV, from the exons ATGGGGGTCAGTGTGTTTGAGGGCACCTTCCAGAGCGTTGCCTTGTGCCATGGTGCCGGGCAGGGTACCTGCTTGGTGCCAGATGAGCACCTGCCCTCTGTCACTCGCAGGCAGCCCCCGCAGCCGCTggagccccccagcacccccgtgTGCGATCCTGGAAAGTTGAGGCTGATGGAGGATGCTGAGGACTGGCAGCCCCACACCGGCACCTCCCAGTCCCGCTCCTTCCGCAAACTGGCCCGGCTGATGGGTACAGATGGCA TGGAGGATCGTGAGGATGAGCTTGTTAAAAAGCCCAG GGATGCATCTGGGTCTGGCTGGGGCACAGGGGAGCAGCG GCAGCCTCCGCAGCTGCTGGAGCCCCCCAGTACCCCTGTGTGTGACCCTGTGAAGTTGCAGCTGATAGAGGATGCTGAGGACTGGCAGCCCCGCACTGGGACCTCCCAGTCCCGTTCCTTCTGCAAACTGGCCCGGCTGATGGGCACAGACAGCA TGGAGGATCGTGAGGATGAGCTTGTTAAAAAGCCCAG GCAGCCCCCACAGCCGCTggagccccccagcacccccgaCCGCGATCCCGGAAAGTTGCGGCTTATGGAGGATGCTGAGGACTGGCAGCCCCACACCGGCACCTCCCAGTCCCGCTCCTTCCGCAAACTGGCCCGGCTGATGGGCACAGACAGCA TGGAGGATCATGATGATGTGTTTGTTAAAAAGCCCAG CCAGGTCTCCGTGCTCGACCCATCCCCGGGAGCAGCAATGAAGACTGAGCCGGGACTGG gcCCCAGGACCCCCGCCACCACCCCCGGCCCTGCCAGTCGCCCACCCTGGGCTGTGGACCCCTCGTTCGCCGAGCGCTATGCCCCGGACAAGACGAGCACGGTGGTGAGCAAGCACAGCCAGCCGGCCACGCCGACCCCCATGCAGAACCGCAGCTCCATCGTGCAGGCAGCCCAGCAAGTCCCCGAAGGGCCCGGCCGCACACCCCTCTGCTACAAGTGCAACAAGGTCATCAG GGGACGCTACCTGGTGGCGCTGGGACATTATTACCACCCCGAGGAGTTCACCTGCTGCCAGTGCAGGAAGGTGCTGGATGAGGGTGGCTTCTTTGAGGAGAAAGGCTCCATCTTCTGCCCCAAGTGCTACGACACTCGCTATGCACCCAGCTGCGCCAAGTGCAAGAAGAAGATCACTGGG GAGGTCATGCATGCACTGAAGATGACCTGGCACGTGCAGTGCTTCACGTGCGCCGCCTGCAAAACTCCCATCCGTAACCGTGCCTTCTACATGGAGGAGGGGCAGCCCTACTGCGAGAGAG ACTACGAGAAGATGTTTGGCACCAAGTGCCGCGGCTGTGACTTCAAGATCGATGCTGGGGACCGGTTCCTGGAGGCGCTGGGGTTCAGCTGGCACGACACTTGCTTCGTCTGTGCG